The genomic stretch TTTTTTCTATTACTTCTGCAGCATTTTGATAAAGTTTAACGAATTGAACATTATTTAATTCTCTTCCAGGTAAATTTAAATCTATAGGTAAAGAACCTGTTGATAAAATTACTTTATCATAACTTTCAGCATATTCAGTTCCATCGACTATATTTTTAGCATATACAACTTTTTTATCAAGATCTACTCCTGTAACTTCTGTTTGCATATAAACCTTAGCACCTGCTGATTCTAATTTTTCTTTATTAGAATAAAATAAACCTTCTGCACCATCAATTTGATTTCCAATCCATAATGCCATCCCACACCCTAAAAAACTAATGTTACTATTTTTATCAAAAACTGTAACTTCTGTTCCAGGATAATTTGATAAAATTGTGTTAATCGTTGCAGTTCCTGCGTGATTTGCTCCAACTACTACTACCTTCATACCTACCTCCATATGTATCTTTTAATTATATTTTTATTTTACCCTATAAGTTTTTAATTTTCAAGGGGTCATAGTGGTGACCCCTTATATAAATTTAAAAATTCTAATACATTTTCTTTTTTTACATGACTATTCCCTATATACTTCTTCCATATTTTACTATACCTAGTGTTATAAAATAATCCTAATGTATGTCTTAGAAAGTAATGTTCTTTTTCATTCATCGATTCCAAATAATGGAACATCTCTTCTAAAATTTCTTCATATTTTTTAATTTTAGTACCGTTAAGTTTATTTATTTCATTAGCTAACATAGGATTATCATATAAAGCTCTACCTATCATTACAGAATCTACATAACTATGATGTTTAATAATATCATCTATAGTTTTTATCCCTCCATTAATTTCGATATCTAAATTAGGTCTATCTTTTTTTAAATTATATACCATATTATAATCTAAAGGTGGTATTTCTCTATTTTCTTTAGGACTTAGTCCCTTTAATATAGCTATTCTTGAATGTACTATATATTTATCAGCTTTAATTATATCTACAAAGTCTAACAATTCTTCATATGAATCTATGATTCTATCATTTTCTAATACACCCTTACCATCTATACCTATTCTATGTTTAACACTAACTTTTTTGCCCGTATTTTCTTTTATAACATTTATCATATCTTTTACTAAATATGGCTCACTCATAAGATAAGCACCCATTTTATAATTTGAGACTCTATCCGAAGGACAACCTGCATTTATATTTATTTCATCATAATCAAAATCTTTAATATATTCACAAGCTCTTTTCAATTCTTCAAGACTAGAAGTTGCAATTTGTAAAACTATAGGATTTTCATTTTTATTTTTTTTCAATAATCTATTTACATCTCCATTAAGTATTGCAGGAGTTGTTATCATCTCTGTATAAAGAGTAATGTCTTTATTAATCATTCTTAAAAAATTTCTAAAATGAATATCAGTTCTATCAACCATAGGTGCAAGTGTTACATTGTATTTCATAATTCTACTTCTTATTTATCAAATATATTCCTACAGCCATTAAAGCAATTCCAATTAATCTATAAATATCAAAAGGTCTTACTTCATAACCAAATAATCCATAATGGTCAAATATCATAGCTGTACCAAGTTGTGAAAACATTAATAATACTGTTGCAGTACCTACACCTAATTGTGGTATACAAATTATTACAGATAAAACATAAATAGCTCCTAATATTCCTCCTAATAATTTCCACCAATTAACTGGATGTCCTAATTCTGATAAATTAGGTAATGTTTGTTTAGTAACTAAAGAATAAATAATTAAAAATATTCCTCCAACAACGAATGTTCCAACTGTAGCCCAGTATTGATTACCAAAAGACTTCCCTAATTCTACATTTACCGGTCCTTGAATAGTTACTATTATACCTGCAATTATTGTAAGTATAACAAAAAATAAATAATTTGTGTTTTGCATATTTTATTCCTTTCTTATTTTATCCCAAATATCACTCATCCTATTTTCAAACTTGTTATCTCCTGGAATATATAATTTTACTTTTTTATTAATATATTTTTGTTTAATATAGTTATTTTCATAATCATGTGGATAAATATATTTATCTGATCCTGCTTTTGTTAAATGATACGGTACCTCTTGTGCTCCGTTATTCGTAATTTCTTCAAAAGCTAAATTTACCGCCTTGTAAGCACTATTACTTTTAGGAGATAAAGCTAAGTATATAGCACACTCAGAAAGTATTATCCTTGATTCTGGCATACCTATTTCGCTTACTGCTTTTAAACAACTAGTCGCAATAACTATTGCATCAGGATTTGCAAGTCCTATATCTTCACTAGCAAGAATAACTAAACGCCTTGCAACATACATAGGATCTTCACCACCAAGTAATAATTTAGACATCCAATAAAGGGCAGCATCAGGATCTGAACCTCTTACTGATTTTATCATAGCTGAAATTGCATCATATCTATCAGCAAATACTTTTACATTAAGTAACTCAGATAATTCCTCAATACTTTTATCAAGAAAATCTGCTGTAATAATGGTTTCTAAATAATTTATTCCAACCCTTGCATCACCATCTGAAATAGTACTTAAAAATCTTAAAACTTCATCTTTTACAGTTATATTTTCTTCCTGTCTTATTTTTAACAGTAGTTCAAATATATTATCTTCAGATAATTTTTCAAAATTAAATACTATCATTCTTGAAAGTAATGCCTTATTTAAAGAATAGTAAGGATTTTCTGTAGTAGCTCCTATTAATATAACATTACCATTTTCTAAATCTTCTAAAAAAGTATCTTGTTGAAGTTTATTAAATCTATGTATTTCATCAAAAAATATCAGAGTTTTCTCTACATTATTTTCAACCTTTTCAAGTATTTCTTTAACTTCTGTTTTTGAAGACTTTATTGCATTTAAATATATATAGTTATATCCTAAACTTTCAGCAATAATTTTAGCAAGTGTCGTTTTACCCGTACCACTTGGTCCATAAAATATAGAACTTATCATTTTACCTTTTTCAAGAAATGGTTTTATTATTTTTTTTACCTTTTCTTGCCCAAGAAAATCATTTATACTACTTGGTCTATACTTATGTGACAAAGGAATTTTATCATAATTAAATATATTCATTTCTATCTACCATAAATTTTAGTAATATGTGCTATATTTTGAGATAATTCATCAGTTAACATTCCCTCTCCTAATCTCCATTGCCAATTTCCTGAAGCAAGTCCTGGTGTATTCATTCTTGAAAATTCTCCTAAATTTAAATAATCTTGCATAGGAATTATAGCTATTTCAGCAACTGATCTTAAAGCTAATCTTATTAAAGAATACACTATGTATGAATCATCATTTATATTTAAATAATCTCTAACTTCTCCCTTTTCTTCATCATTTAATTTAAAATACCAAGAGTTAGTTGTATCATTATCATGAGTTCCTGTATAAACAACAGTATTTTTATCATAATTATGAGGAAGGTAATCATTTTCTGGATCTTTATCAAATGCAAATTGTAATATTCTCATTCCTGGGAAACCTGATTCATTTCTTAAATCTATTACTTCGTCTGTTAAAGTTCCTAAATCCTCAGCAATTATATTTATATCACCTAATTTTTCTTTTATTTTATTAAACAATTCCATACCAGGTCCTTTTTCCCAAACACCATTAATTGCTGTTTCCTCACCATAATTTATAGCCCAATAAGATTCAAACCCTCTAAAATGATCTATTCTTATTATGTCGTATAAAGAAAGGTTAGCACGAACTCTGTCTATCCACCATGAATATTCAGTTTTTCTTAATGCTTCCCAATTAAATAATGGATTTCCCCATAATTGACCTGTTGCTGAGAAATAATCAGGTGGAACCCCTGCTACTTTCACAGGATTTCTATCTTTATCAAATAGGAATATTTCTGGATTTGACCAAGCATCAGCAGAATCCATAGATACAAATATAGGTATATCTCCTATTATTTCTATTCCATTTGCATTAGCATAATTCTTTAATTTACTCCATTGTTCATAAAACTTAAATTGTAAAAACTTTTGATAATTAATCTCATCTACTAGTTCTTTTTTGATATTATTGATAGCTTCTTCATCTCTATTTTTAAATTCAGTTGGCCATTCTTGCCATGAAATTCCACCAAAATGTGATTTCAAAGATGAAAATAAAGCATAATTATCAAGCCAGTATGAATTTTCACTAACAAATTTATTAAAATCTACATTATCAATATTAAATTTTGAAAATGCTCTTCTTAATAAAGGTAACTTATTTTCATATATTAATCCATATTCTATAGTTTCTTTATTTTCTCCAAAATATGTATTTAAAACTTCTTCATCTAAAAGTCCTTCATTTACTAAAGTTTCTAAATCAATAAGATATGGGTTTCCAGCAAAAGCTGAAAAACATTGATATGGTGAATCTCCATAACCAGTTGGTCCTAAAGGAAATATTTGCCATAATTTTTGATTTGATTTATTTAAAAATTCAACAAATCTATAGGCTTGACTCCCAAGAGTTCCTATACCTTCTCTACTAGTCAGAGAAGTTGGATGTAATAAAATCCCTGCTTTTCTCATATTCAATCTCCTTAATATTTAAATTTTTTATTTTCTCAAATTCTTTATTTATTTTATCACTTGTAATTGATAAATTTTCAAAATCTTTGCTTAACTTATTAAAATCTCTACTTAAATCATTCCATCTTTTTTCATATCTTACAAATTCATCTGAAAATTTAACTAACTCTTTTAAAATATACTCTGAATTTTCTCTTTTTATATTCTCTGTATTAACAAATTGTATGGTTGATATATATATCATTAGATTAGTTTGTGAACATATCCAAACTCTTTTTGAATAAGCATAATTCAATAATTCCTCATAATTTGTATATATATCATAAAATATTGTTTCACTAGGTATAAACATTATAGCTTGATTTATTGTTTCACCTTCTATTATGTATTTAGTCGCTATATCATCTATATGTTTTTTTACATTTTTTATAAATTCCCTTTTATATTCTGATTGTTTACTTTCTAAATATTTATTATAGTTTTCAAGAGGAAATTTAGAATCTATAGCAATCTTTTTTAAATTTTTATTTAGAAATACAACAGCATCTGCTATAGTTCCAGTACTAAATTTATACTGCCTTACATAAAGATTAGTATCTTGATATATATAATCAAGCACTTGCTCTAATCTTTGTTCACCAAATACACCTCTACTCTTTTTGTCCGATAATATTTTTTGTAAACTTAAAGTTTCATCAGTTAACTTCTCAATATTTTTTTGAGCTTCATCAATTTTAGCCATTTTTGACACAAAAGACTGTAATGTAACATTAATATGATTATTATATTTAAAATTATCATTTTTAATATCACTTTTAAATTCATTTATATCTTTAGTTAACTTTTCCTTATTATCAAAAAGAATATTTAAAATATCATTTTTATCATATTTAGCTGTTTTTAATAAAATAATTAAATACATTAGAATAAATATGATTAAAATCATTAAGATAATTAATAAATAAATCATATTATCACCTAAATGTCCTTAACCAGTTTTTTATTTTCAAATATAATCTCATTAATTATTCTATCATATTCTCCTTTTTTATCATCATTCATCAATGAATAAATCTCATTGTCATCAATTGAATAACCCTCTATCATATTATTTAAAGTTTCAACATTTAATACATCAGGATTCTTATTAATTTGATAATATGTAACATTTAATTTACTATCAAATACTTCATTTATTAAAACTAAACTCTGAAGAATCCTTATCCCTTCTCTTATTACAGATTTAGGAAGACTTGTCCTTATTTTTAAATCAGTTATTGTATAAGGATCTTCATCATTTTCAAATCTCTCTATTAATATAT from Pseudostreptobacillus hongkongensis encodes the following:
- a CDS encoding DNA recombination protein RmuC; this encodes MIYLLIILMILIIFILMYLIILLKTAKYDKNDILNILFDNKEKLTKDINEFKSDIKNDNFKYNNHINVTLQSFVSKMAKIDEAQKNIEKLTDETLSLQKILSDKKSRGVFGEQRLEQVLDYIYQDTNLYVRQYKFSTGTIADAVVFLNKNLKKIAIDSKFPLENYNKYLESKQSEYKREFIKNVKKHIDDIATKYIIEGETINQAIMFIPSETIFYDIYTNYEELLNYAYSKRVWICSQTNLMIYISTIQFVNTENIKRENSEYILKELVKFSDEFVRYEKRWNDLSRDFNKLSKDFENLSITSDKINKEFEKIKNLNIKEIEYEKSRDFITSNFSD
- a CDS encoding replication-associated recombination protein A; the encoded protein is MNIFNYDKIPLSHKYRPSSINDFLGQEKVKKIIKPFLEKGKMISSIFYGPSGTGKTTLAKIIAESLGYNYIYLNAIKSSKTEVKEILEKVENNVEKTLIFFDEIHRFNKLQQDTFLEDLENGNVILIGATTENPYYSLNKALLSRMIVFNFEKLSEDNIFELLLKIRQEENITVKDEVLRFLSTISDGDARVGINYLETIITADFLDKSIEELSELLNVKVFADRYDAISAMIKSVRGSDPDAALYWMSKLLLGGEDPMYVARRLVILASEDIGLANPDAIVIATSCLKAVSEIGMPESRIILSECAIYLALSPKSNSAYKAVNLAFEEITNNGAQEVPYHLTKAGSDKYIYPHDYENNYIKQKYINKKVKLYIPGDNKFENRMSDIWDKIRKE
- the malQ gene encoding 4-alpha-glucanotransferase, whose translation is MRKAGILLHPTSLTSREGIGTLGSQAYRFVEFLNKSNQKLWQIFPLGPTGYGDSPYQCFSAFAGNPYLIDLETLVNEGLLDEEVLNTYFGENKETIEYGLIYENKLPLLRRAFSKFNIDNVDFNKFVSENSYWLDNYALFSSLKSHFGGISWQEWPTEFKNRDEEAINNIKKELVDEINYQKFLQFKFYEQWSKLKNYANANGIEIIGDIPIFVSMDSADAWSNPEIFLFDKDRNPVKVAGVPPDYFSATGQLWGNPLFNWEALRKTEYSWWIDRVRANLSLYDIIRIDHFRGFESYWAINYGEETAINGVWEKGPGMELFNKIKEKLGDINIIAEDLGTLTDEVIDLRNESGFPGMRILQFAFDKDPENDYLPHNYDKNTVVYTGTHDNDTTNSWYFKLNDEEKGEVRDYLNINDDSYIVYSLIRLALRSVAEIAIIPMQDYLNLGEFSRMNTPGLASGNWQWRLGEGMLTDELSQNIAHITKIYGR
- a CDS encoding DMT family transporter; translation: MQNTNYLFFVILTIIAGIIVTIQGPVNVELGKSFGNQYWATVGTFVVGGIFLIIYSLVTKQTLPNLSELGHPVNWWKLLGGILGAIYVLSVIICIPQLGVGTATVLLMFSQLGTAMIFDHYGLFGYEVRPFDIYRLIGIALMAVGIYLINKK
- the dusA gene encoding tRNA dihydrouridine(20/20a) synthase DusA; the protein is MKYNVTLAPMVDRTDIHFRNFLRMINKDITLYTEMITTPAILNGDVNRLLKKNKNENPIVLQIATSSLEELKRACEYIKDFDYDEININAGCPSDRVSNYKMGAYLMSEPYLVKDMINVIKENTGKKVSVKHRIGIDGKGVLENDRIIDSYEELLDFVDIIKADKYIVHSRIAILKGLSPKENREIPPLDYNMVYNLKKDRPNLDIEINGGIKTIDDIIKHHSYVDSVMIGRALYDNPMLANEINKLNGTKIKKYEEILEEMFHYLESMNEKEHYFLRHTLGLFYNTRYSKIWKKYIGNSHVKKENVLEFLNLYKGSPL